A single window of Terriglobia bacterium DNA harbors:
- a CDS encoding response regulator, whose amino-acid sequence MSRENARYRVLIVDDDESVLLSLEWLLETEGHETTLAWSGADAQVLLASRSFDLVLLDANLRDVSAAEVVSWARSIGHTSRCILLEPSTRLQQIDSVCKLGNMAMACGTQLAAN is encoded by the coding sequence ATGTCCCGTGAGAATGCTCGTTACCGCGTGCTCATCGTAGATGATGACGAGAGCGTGCTCTTGTCCTTGGAATGGTTATTGGAGACCGAAGGACACGAAACCACACTTGCCTGGAGCGGTGCCGACGCGCAGGTTCTGCTTGCCAGCCGCTCCTTTGACCTGGTTCTCCTGGACGCCAATCTGCGCGACGTCAGCGCCGCTGAGGTGGTGAGCTGGGCGCGCTCGATTGGACACACCTCGCGCTGCATCTTGCTCGAGCCGTCCACCCGGCTGCAGCAGATCGACAGCGTCTGCAAGCTCGGCAACATGGCTATGGCCTGCGGCACACAATTGGCCGCCAACTGA